A single region of the Calditrichota bacterium genome encodes:
- a CDS encoding T9SS type A sorting domain-containing protein, with amino-acid sequence MKLHFHAWISFFLMTLFLFTFISQGKAKITNTPVDLNATAETKALLFNLIDLSKQGIMFGHQDDLAYGVYWWAVPGKSDIKSICGDYPAVYGWEIGKIELGSSLNLDGVNFNNLRGWILEAYSRGGINTISWHSTNPVSGGNAWDTTPAVKHILPGGSRHEAFKARLDRVADFLASLKTEDGNSIPIIFRPYHEHTGNWFWWGKGNCTREEYIQLWQFTVEYLRDVKGLHHLLYAYSPSSFYQLDEYLDRYPGDDYVDILGLDDYNAFSDGNVSNGLRMLRMIVELADSKQKVAALTELGLNLNDNKCWTKFFDPVKNDSVARRISYFLVWRNASVQHFFAPYPGHASVPDFVSFYNDPQSIFERDLPDMYSISGDDSLAPEIVKFPDAEFISYKTPVRIEIETDEPAFLRYDFSDLPFEQMVNRFDHGEGTLKHWIDFPAEHGKSYTLFIRAADVFGNAGDSSVAVTFSVDTTKEEIYWHDPHYNRESWETGNAPLGFGNSEIASSVAKVNTLYLAREFDIPDPNDISYMAIILKYDNGAAIYLNGKEIERVNLPQESLHYETFALGQDMGIKSIVLGETERALLMPGKNLLAAEVHRSKSDSLDLFFDLKLITTETIFDLGSDWQYFDEGTQPAVQIRNKTSVEKSRGSSIPTFQVYPNYPNPFNQSTFICFEIAQKKRVDVRIYDLRGSGRLVKNLVSQKFLPGSHQIQWNGTNDSGEIVASGVYLIKVIAGNQNQTGKAIFLK; translated from the coding sequence ATGAAACTTCACTTCCATGCCTGGATTTCTTTCTTTTTGATGACTTTGTTTTTATTTACATTTATCAGTCAGGGAAAAGCGAAGATTACCAATACACCCGTTGATCTGAATGCCACTGCTGAAACAAAGGCTCTTTTGTTTAATCTTATCGATTTGAGCAAACAAGGAATCATGTTTGGCCATCAGGACGATTTAGCCTATGGCGTTTACTGGTGGGCGGTTCCGGGTAAGTCGGACATAAAATCTATTTGCGGCGATTATCCTGCGGTTTACGGCTGGGAGATTGGGAAAATTGAGCTTGGCTCATCACTGAATCTGGACGGCGTCAATTTTAACAATTTGCGCGGATGGATTCTGGAAGCTTACAGCCGCGGCGGTATCAATACGATTTCCTGGCACAGCACAAATCCTGTTTCCGGTGGAAATGCCTGGGATACAACGCCGGCTGTGAAGCACATTTTACCCGGCGGATCCCGACACGAGGCGTTCAAAGCGCGACTGGATCGAGTGGCTGATTTTTTGGCGAGCCTCAAAACCGAAGACGGCAATTCTATTCCGATTATTTTCCGACCTTACCATGAACACACAGGTAACTGGTTTTGGTGGGGAAAAGGCAATTGCACAAGGGAAGAATACATTCAATTGTGGCAATTCACTGTGGAATATTTGCGCGATGTGAAAGGGCTGCACCATCTGCTTTATGCTTATTCGCCTTCCAGTTTTTATCAACTGGATGAATATCTCGATCGTTATCCTGGCGATGACTATGTGGACATTCTGGGGCTGGATGATTACAATGCCTTTTCCGACGGCAACGTGTCGAACGGGTTGCGTATGTTGAGAATGATTGTCGAGCTTGCGGACAGCAAGCAAAAAGTGGCTGCATTGACGGAATTGGGATTAAATTTAAATGACAATAAATGCTGGACGAAATTTTTTGATCCTGTGAAAAATGATTCTGTTGCGCGCCGCATATCATATTTTCTCGTCTGGCGCAATGCAAGTGTGCAGCATTTCTTCGCGCCTTACCCGGGGCATGCTTCTGTGCCTGATTTTGTCAGTTTCTACAACGATCCGCAGAGTATTTTCGAACGAGATTTGCCGGACATGTATTCCATTTCTGGTGATGATTCCCTCGCGCCAGAAATTGTCAAATTTCCCGATGCAGAGTTTATCTCCTACAAAACACCGGTGCGCATTGAAATTGAAACGGACGAACCCGCTTTTTTGCGATACGATTTTTCTGATTTGCCATTTGAACAAATGGTAAATCGCTTTGACCATGGCGAAGGAACACTAAAACATTGGATCGATTTTCCCGCAGAGCATGGGAAAAGCTATACGCTTTTCATTCGAGCGGCGGATGTTTTTGGAAATGCCGGGGATAGTTCTGTTGCAGTGACTTTTTCTGTGGACACGACAAAAGAGGAAATTTACTGGCACGATCCGCATTACAATCGAGAATCCTGGGAGACAGGGAATGCGCCGTTAGGTTTCGGCAATAGCGAAATCGCTTCGTCAGTCGCAAAAGTCAATACTTTGTATCTTGCCAGAGAATTTGACATCCCGGATCCTAATGATATTTCTTACATGGCGATTATTTTGAAATATGACAACGGCGCGGCAATTTATCTCAATGGCAAGGAAATCGAGCGGGTCAATTTGCCGCAGGAGAGTTTGCATTACGAGACTTTTGCTTTGGGTCAGGATATGGGAATCAAGTCCATCGTGCTAGGCGAGACAGAGCGGGCGTTGCTGATGCCCGGGAAAAATCTGCTCGCTGCCGAAGTCCATCGCAGCAAAAGCGACAGTCTGGACTTGTTTTTTGATTTAAAATTAATCACTACGGAGACGATTTTCGACCTTGGCAGCGATTGGCAATATTTTGATGAAGGAACCCAACCTGCAGTGCAAATTCGCAACAAAACTTCTGTTGAAAAATCTCGCGGTTCATCAATTCCGACTTTTCAGGTGTATCCGAATTATCCCAATCCTTTCAACCAATCAACTTTCATTTGTTTTGAAATAGCTCAAAAAAAAAGAGTGGACGTTAGAATTTATGATCTGCGCGGAAGCGGAAGACTTGTAAAAAATTTAGTCAGTCAAAAATTTTTGCCAGGCTCGCATCAAATTCAGTGGAATGGCACAAATGATTCAGGAGAAATTGTGGCTTCAGGCGTTTATTTAATAAAAGTGATTGCCGGAAACCAAAATCAGACCGGGAAGGCAATTTTTTTGAAATAA
- a CDS encoding glycosidase yields MGKYQILNDPLPNLPWEDKPVSKNEIVWRYSKNPIIDRNPLPKVQSIYNSAVVPFNGKFVGVFRADSRSVLPYLHFGQSNDGINWKIEADPIFFQIDDPEIGSLEYAYDPRVCKIEGEYYITWCNCYHGPTIGVAQTYDFKTFHQLENAFLPFNRNGVLFPRKIRGKYVMLSRPSDNGHTPFGDIFLSESPDMIHWGKHRFVMGAGGQWWQGTKVGAGPTPIETSEGWLLLYHGVLNTCNGFVYNMGAALLDIDEPHKVLYRTNQYLLTPEEPYETTGKVPNVVFPCAALTDPETGRIAIYYGGADTYTCLAFAYIDDLIDFVKENSEVF; encoded by the coding sequence ATGGGAAAATACCAAATATTGAACGATCCGCTGCCGAATTTACCCTGGGAAGATAAACCTGTCAGCAAAAATGAAATCGTTTGGCGTTACAGCAAAAATCCGATCATTGACAGAAATCCGCTACCGAAAGTGCAAAGCATTTACAATAGCGCGGTCGTCCCTTTCAACGGAAAGTTTGTCGGCGTTTTTCGGGCGGATTCCAGATCGGTGTTGCCGTATTTGCATTTTGGTCAGAGTAATGACGGCATTAATTGGAAGATTGAGGCCGATCCGATTTTTTTTCAGATAGACGATCCGGAAATCGGGAGCTTGGAATATGCCTACGATCCCCGTGTGTGCAAAATCGAGGGTGAGTATTACATCACCTGGTGCAATTGCTACCACGGTCCGACGATTGGCGTGGCGCAAACTTATGATTTCAAAACTTTCCATCAACTGGAAAACGCTTTCTTGCCTTTTAACAGGAATGGAGTTCTTTTCCCTCGTAAAATTCGCGGCAAATATGTGATGCTGAGCAGACCCAGCGACAATGGCCACACTCCTTTCGGAGACATTTTTCTCAGCGAGAGTCCGGATATGATTCACTGGGGAAAACACAGGTTTGTCATGGGCGCCGGAGGCCAGTGGTGGCAGGGAACCAAGGTCGGCGCCGGGCCCACGCCCATCGAAACCAGCGAGGGGTGGCTACTTTTATATCACGGCGTGCTCAATACCTGCAATGGTTTTGTTTACAACATGGGCGCAGCCCTGTTGGACATTGACGAACCGCATAAAGTTTTATACCGCACAAATCAGTATTTGCTCACACCGGAAGAGCCTTACGAAACAACGGGCAAAGTCCCAAATGTGGTTTTTCCTTGCGCTGCATTGACAGACCCGGAGACAGGGCGTATCGCCATTTATTACGGCGGAGCAGATACCTATACCTGTCTGGCTTTTGCTTATATTGATGATTTGATCGATTTTGTGAAAGAGAATTCAGAGGTTTTTTGA